A genomic segment from Lytechinus variegatus isolate NC3 chromosome 10, Lvar_3.0, whole genome shotgun sequence encodes:
- the LOC121422279 gene encoding unconventional myosin-XV-like isoform X1 codes for MELGTLVWFDSGLEYPVPGRIIVSDSASMKVLCASDGKEYPIVDPRKLLRIRHDQIELESIQDMVELRDLHEGSIIFNLHTRYEKGLIYTYTGSILVAVNPYKLFDDIYNIETVRRYEGQLIGHLPPHLFAIGSGAYLRMTQTKQNQCIVISGESGAGKTESTKLIMQYLAVVNKASTNLITEQILEANPLLEAFGNAKTTRNDNSSRFGKYIELFFNNGLISGARTTEYLVEKSRVVRQGPGERNYHIFYQMLAGMSIGEKAKYGLTQPERYFYLNQGGSSRVDTRNDADDFIRTVSAMEVLNFDPIKQETAFSILAAILHIGNLSLQNSKRQDRHDMPEITNDGALAGAARLLQLDPKQLEGAILYRVTETIGERILTPRTLEQAEDARDGISKSLYTSLFGWLVRSINVITNQPAKMTSIAILDIFGFEVFRTNGFEQLCINYANEHLQFYFNKHIFQLEQLEYAKEKIEWQTITFVDNQPVLDLLAKRPTGILHILDDESNFPKGTEKAFVEKCHYHHSSNSSYGRPKQPRLEFCIKHYAGKVIYQLDNVIGKNRDVLKPEVLEMFKNSKNQVLSEMFKLLQTTEQKRSMIGASGPSGMRKMRPSTVATRFNESLLELINNMNKCHPFFVRCIKPNEEKSPMVFDTGVVVSQLRYSGMLETVRIRRNGFPIRMAFLSFMNRYRFLISAHITFRATAKELCQEILFRVGDKFRGDYQLGSTKVFMKEALENHLEYERSKIIQKAVLVIQRHLRGFLARRQYHRILHTVVQLQAHLRGYLVRRRVRTILKGLVLFQALYRGRLQRRRYLVMLRKAKEERAEREKREKLRIKQERERIEEERRKEASRLASSKMAASRAPPPPSLPTQPADVSRVDIPYELSLLLQRGWSPPHNERNLIKVVGQVARQERPISFPANINDHPFSRYVNIYFKSDGFGYQDLPIATGFHTLNEADDDEAVAVFKLILRFLMTADPGNNPAKKTQDFITGNYIVQKGLNNRNIRDEIYCQVCSQTWNNTNNTIQERAWLLLSNIMAAFPPSPKLYNFLLKYVSDHAYDGYKAYCQHKLLSCDPHAIESQGSRTYPPSLLEWKAHQLQANMSLVTRLPGETDPINVQVDSWTTGEDFAAAALKQKGLQKGYRGWSVELMDENVRYDLSGPDFVMDLIAEMEVHPEMPVGESHFLIASEMIKSGQTQHRRTIKRRQQSEIESIISAPTPTRSSVPRQRSQHDHLQSQYPADFSIPEPDYVANSKTGRSMAQRSQSIGTISGMSESGLEDYVNQLFDPATLGIHGGGGSEPPSPSTSADLSSPTRLNYVIRGGGRGPMMPVPPPVPPTSQPPAGIIGVPAFTPASVASYPTYTGAPAAGLTQYMTPAPQAIGTQFVQPVPANVAGMVPMMQTPMMTSMQPQVVQPQMVQAAPVMVPQTQLTNPTLTNAALSQQAYLNQQTLLAQQSQMQQQLQQQQQQLMQSIQQLNQQQTQQTQQAQVVSTAPTVHAPKARQNTASKVQAPQPPVSPVSSASSSSISPPPPPPPAVPSVNGAPLKSAIKQTAVSKNIQERKKSIQFNQEVVNISNGASDERSALKAVSPPTSPVSPIFRDSFVPPPPPPPPQFVSKSGRTIQLDDVKDRARTIRVGKIVWPPRKADGPKEEVIVGRLEVEQQVESGPSLPVNRPTAITADMLQDRAGSLRKTNTKKIRPRGVGHVVATKDSAPEPVKSPPPPVAKKVFGQKKDHHSEALLMLKEQMKSAPPPSPKKILPKETPPPPPVVTKAPSPPPPPPPQKPPSPPPIAQVVVAAGAVPPPPPPPPLPPPVVTEHKEISIQTTQTEMESVDILKAQGIIQEIDDTPSVTSSTIPDALSDADVEEMEKVQTLVYPMGQSSFYMYTRVRWSLTIRKEVFTPGERLGNPTTQQLIFSQIVLDVFSNSCIRMRKGEKRSMARLLDKYGITPKNLPQKSAHRKEVIEAARQLPLYFSRFFPIHGGRQHPDLRWLCVSDAGIYLVRHELDPMKDQLVVTESFHFSDLNQIIAAPNQILKLNLADGTAINVYTNRGAQIKSMIDAYVVDLEKDSHHMRAIQDYITRETTLLSFHKGDIIKVTGKHHVSDPGWLFGMLDGRSGLFPKEFVVPAPGPQTLRQIKAKNRVNIETRMLEEQGHQPRMEPVNAPNDDHKRYSMTEFAKRYFRESSDKFIMQRKSDGSIRGSLKFMGSLKRSILKKDKKKSEDAIAVQQYIAAVSYTNSPIQASLIDLQSQELNKIALECFLALMQVMGDYPLRSKVDTNQERAIYECVVFILKNCLNSTDLRDEILCQVVKQVTDNRSAKRQSVQQGWRLLLLLTTFLPCSSVLKPYFFQYLSDAASHESQNPYSGIAAICLQSARKAQRCDGRRVIPSETEVTHLLAGRTTRRQQFLMPGGIRTMLKITTSTVAADILAGVCSSLGLTNEKDVKEFGLFAIIGNKHNETLLQESDYIMDITTHLEQSGIGYVLLFRRVLWQRPLRIDLEDFMQIMYNQIRQDYISGNMVILKNGELTEEQLNTIIHLAAYQMKSNDQVQLPTQKDLNNVLPFNVKEKQQSQHWLNLLHSSLDQMRDVTPVQARVRFIEMLQKWTLFGCNFFDVRMQTGVNSSDARLLAINKDGFFVLQNNTHEILKYTMLAEIVSTRRLRSNDGKVSFFDIKHGDLMKQTVSRFQTNQGVEIGELISKYIKSQEVGTVREPQPISSDYQTNAITNLWPSGPGANDPSTGQTNGIDGRYRTPSSTDSAGSSIPASPSHAPPPGAVRVMSLPPLQVSVDQPLENNNNYQPQKGANNPSPGQVNGDLGGYNSRPNSLPIVASPSSSQPPVTNGYPGSPTTRQPVPREGILKNSMSPTGVVRNPISQPQASDNILKRGNVRGMRK; via the exons GAATACCCAATAGTAGACCCCAGAAAGCTGCTGAGGATCAGACATGATCAGATTGAACTTGAAAGCATTCAGGATATGGTTGAactcag AGATCTTCATGAGGGATCCATTATATTCAACTTACATACCAGATACGAGAAAGGTCTCATATAT ACCTACACCGGTAGCATATTGGTGGCCGTCAATCCTTACAAGCTTTTTGATGACATCTATAACATAGAGACCGTTAGGAGATATGAAGGCCAGCTCATTGGACATCTACCACC ACATCTGTTTGCGATAGGAAGTGGTGCATACCTTCGCATGACTCAAACCAAACAGAATCAATGCATCGTGATCAGTGGTGAAAGTGGTGCTGGCAAGACAGAGAGTACTAAACTTATTATGCAATACCTTGCAGTGGTCAACAAAGCTTCGACTAACCTCATTACGGAACAA ATTCTAgaagccaacccattgctagaAGCCTTTGGGAATGCCAAGACAACTCGCAATGACAACTCAAGTCGCTTTGGAAAATACATTGAATTGTTCTTCAATAA TGGTCTCATCAGTGGTGCCAGGACAACAGAGTATCTGGTTGAGAAGTCACGTGTTGTTAGGCAG GGTCCTGGAGAACGCAACTATCACATCTTCTACCAGATGCTAGCTGGTATGTCCATCGGAGAGAAAGCCAAGTATGGGCTTACTCAGCCAGAGCGCTATTTCTACCTCAACCAAGGGGGCAGCAGTCGTGTGGATACACGCAACGATGCCGACGACTTCATCCGGACAGTCTCGGCCATGGAAGTGCTGAATTTTGATCCCATTAAGCAGGAGACGGCCTTCAGTATCCTGGCGGCCATCTTGCACATTGGAAATCTCTCTCTCCAGAATTCAAAG AGGCAAGATAGACATGATATGCCAGAAATCACCAACGATGGTGCCCTAGCAGGAGCAGCCAGGCTTTTGCAACTCGATCCTAAACAGCTTGAAGGTGCTATTTTATACAGAGTCACA GAAACAATCGGAGAACGAATTCTTACTCCTCGGACACTAGAACAAGCTGAAGATGCCAG GGATGGGATATCCAAATCTCTTTACACCAGTCTTTTTGGATGGCTAGTCAGGAGTATAAATGTCATCACAAACCAACCCGCTAAGATGACCTCTATTGCTATACTCGACATCTTTGGATTTGAG gTCTTCAGGACAAATGGCTTTGAACAACTCTGTatcaattatgcaaatgagcatCTGCAATTCTACTTCAACAAACATATCTTCCAATTAGAACAG CTTGAATATGCCAAAGAGAAGATAGAATGGCAGACTATCACATTTGTTGACAACCAACCAGTCTTAGATCTCCTGGCCAAGAGACCTACCGGTATTCTTCACATCCTAGATGATGAAAGCAACTTTCCCAAG GGAACAGAGAAAGCCTTTGTTGAGAAGTGCCACTACCATCACTCCTCCAACTCCTCCTATGGTCGCCCTAAGCAGCCTCGTCTTGAGTTCTGTATCAAGCACTACGCAGGAAAGGTGATCTACCAGCTGGACAATGTCATCGGAAAGAACAGGGACGTACTGAAACCAGAGGTCCTGGAGATGTTCAAGAACAGCAAGAATCAG GTGCTATCAGAGATGTTCAAGCTATTACAGACCACGGAGCAGAAACGATCTATGATTGGGGCTAGTGGCCCTTCAGGGATGAGAAAGATGAGACCATCAACTGTGGCTACCAGATTCAATGAATCTCTTCTAGAGCTCATCAACAATATGAACAA ATGCCATCCATTTTTTGTTCGTTGCATCAAACCCAACGAGGAGAAGTCCCCTATGGTGTTTGATACCGGTGTTGTAGTGAGTCAACTGAGATACAGTGGGATGCTGGAGACGGTCCGCATCAGAAGAAATGGTTTCCCAATCAGAATGGCCTTCCTGTCATTCATGAACAG GTATCGATTCCTGATCAGTGCTCACATTACATTCCGAGCAACAGCCAAAGAGCTCTGTCAAGAGATCTTATTCAGAGTTGGAGATAAATTCAGAGGAGACTACCAACTGGGATCTACAAAG GTATTCATGAAAGAAGCCCTTGAGAACCACCTAGAATACGAGCGCTCCAAGATCATCCAGAAGGCTGTCTTGGTCATCCAGCGTCACCTGAGAGGATTCCTAGCCCGGCGTCAGTACCATCGTATCCTTCACACCGTGGTCCAGCTCCAGGCTCACTTGAGGGGATACCTGGTGAGGCGTAGGGTCAGGACCATCCTGAAGGGACTGGTCCTGTTCCAGGCTCTCTACAGGGGGCGACTCCAAAGGAGGAGATACCTTGTG ATGCTAAGGAAGGCAAAAGAGGAGAGAGCAGAGCGGGAGAAGAGAGAAAAACTCCGCATAAAAcaggaaagagagagaattgaagaggagagaaggaaagaagcaaGTCGGCTAGCATCATCTAAGATGGCTGCCAGTCGAGCACCACCTCCACCATCCCTACCAACCCAGCCAGCAGATGTATCCAGGGTGGACATTCCCTATGAACTCAGTTTGCTACTACAGAGAG GCTGGAGTCCGCCTCACAATGAGAGGAATCTCATAAAAGTCGTAGGTCAAGTAGCTCGTCAGGAGAGACCTATTAGTTTCCCCGCTAACATCAATGACCATCCTTTCTCAAGATAtgtcaatatatatttcaag AGTGATGGTTTTGGGTATCAGGACTTACCCATTGCTACTGGCTTCCACACCCTCAATGAAGCCGATGACGACGAGGCCGTAGCAGTCTTCAAGCTCATTCTTAGGTTCCTTATGACAGCTGACCCTGGCAATAACCCTGCCAAGAAAACTCAGGACTTTATCACGGGCAACTATATTGTACAGAAG GGTTTGAACAATCGTAACATCAGAGATGAGATCTACTGCCAGGTCTGTAGCCAGACGTGGAATAACACCAACAACACCATCCAAGAAAGGGCATGGCTGTTGCTTAGCAACATCATGGCGGCCTTCCCTCCATCTCCCAAGCTTTACAACTTCCTCCTCAA GTATGTGTCTGACCATGCCTACGATGGTTACAAGGCCTACTGCCAACACAAGCTTCTCTCCTGTGACCCTCATGCCATTGAGTCTCAGGGCAGTAGGACCTATCCTCCGAGTCTCCTGGAGTGGAAGGCTCACCAACTACAGGCTAACATGTCCTTGGTCACCAGACTTCCTGGAGAGACTGATCCCATCAATGTACAGGTTGATTCATGGACAACGGGAGAGGATTTCGCAGCCGCTGCTCTGAAACAGAA GGGACTGCAGAAAGGTTACAGGGGTTGGTCGGTGGAGCTGATGGATGAGAATGTCCGCTACGATCTCTCTGGACCGGACTTTGTCATGGATCTCATCGCTGAGATGGAGGTTCATCCTGAGATGCCGGTAGGAGAATCTCATTTCCTCATTGCTTCTGAGATGATCAAGAGTGGACAGACTCAACATAGAAGAACTATCAAAAGAAG GCAACAATCTGAGATAGAATCAATCATATCTGCTCCTACCCCAACTCGATCATCTGTTCCTCGTCAGCGATCTCAACACGATCATCTTCAGTCCCAGTACCCAGCTGACTTCAGTATTCCTGAGCCAGACTATGTTGCCAATTCAAAAACAG GGAGGTCAATGGCACAGCGTAGCCAGAGCATCGGTACCATCTCTGGAATGTCCGAGTCAGGATTGGAGGACTACGTCAATCAGCTCTTTGATCCAGCTACCTTGGGTATCCATGGTGGAGGGGGCAGTGAACCCCCATCTCCTTCAACCTCTGCAGATCTCTCTAGTCCTACACGTCTAAATTATGTCATCCGGGGCGGGGGCAGGGGCCCCATGATGCCCGTCCCACCCCCGGTCCCGCCCACATCACAGCCCCCAGCAGGCA TTATCGGTGTCCCAGCATTCACACCGGCCTCTGTTGCTAGCTATCCCACTTACACAG GAGCCCCTGCTGCCGGATTGACCCAATACATGACTCCTGCACCACAAGCCATTGGAACACAGTTTGTCCAACCTGTACCAGCTAACGTGGCAG GTATGGTGCCCATGATGCAGACACCGATGATGACTTCCATGCAACCACAGGTGGTGCAACCACAGATGGTGCAAGCAGCACCAGTCATGGTACCCCAGACTCAACTTACCAACCCAACCCTAACCAATGCAGCGCTGTCACAACAAGCCTATCTCAACCAGCAAACCTTATTG gcaCAACAAAGTCAAATGCAACAGCAGctacaacaacagcaacaacagcTGATGCAAAGTATCCAGCAATTGAACCAACAACAAACTCAACAGACACAACAGGCTCAGGTTGTCAGCACTGCACCAACAGTTCATGCACCAAAGGCACGTCAGAACACTGCTAGTAAAGTTCAAGCACCTCAGCCTCCTGTCTCACCAGTATCTTCGGCATCATCTTCATCCATATCCCCGCCTCCACCACCTCCACCAGCGGTGCCTTCGGTAAATGGGGCACCGCTGAAAAGTGCCATTAAGCAGACAGCAGTCTCAAAGAACATCCAGGAGAGGAAGAAGAGTATCCAGTTCAATCAGGAGGTTGTCAACATCAGCAATGGAGCAAGCGATGAGAGATCTGCCTTAAAAGCTGTCTCTCCTCCAACCTCTCCGGTTTCTCCTATCTTCAGAGATAGCTTTGTTCCCCCTCCTCCGCCTCCACCTCCTCAATTTGTTTCTAAAAGTGGTCGTACTATCCAGCTGGATGATGTCAAGGACAGGGCTAGGACCATCAGGGTCGGGAAGATCGTCTGGCCTCCACGAAAAGCAGATGGGCCAAAGGAAGAAGTTATTGTTGGACGCCTAGAGGTAGAACAGCAAGTGGAGTCTGGTCCATCGCTTCCTGTCAATCGTCCAACCGCGATTACCGCCGACATGCTACAGGACCGTGCCGGCAGCTTGCGTAAgacaaatacaaagaaaataagacCAAGGGGTGTTGGTCATGTGGTAGCAACCAAAGATTCAGCACCAGAACCAGTGAAGTCACCACCTCCTCCTGTAGCCAAAAAAGTCTTTGGACAGAAGAAGGATCATCACTCAGAGGCACTTCTGATGCTCAAGGAACAAATGAAGTctgcaccaccaccatcaccaaagAAGATACTGCCAAAGGAgacaccaccacctccacctgTCGTCACCAAAGCACCATCACCTCCCCCGCCACCCCCTCCACAAAAGCCCCCTTCTCCTCCACCAATTGCTCAAGTGGTAGTTGCTGCTGGTGCTGTTCCACCCCCGCCTCCACCTCCTCCACTCCCTCCTCCCGTTGTAACAGAGCACAAGGAGATATCAATCCAGACCACCCAGACAGAGATGGAATCTGTTGATATCCTCAAGGCCCAAGGCATCATCCAGGAAATTGATGATACACCATCTGTC ACGTCATCCACCATACCTGATGCGCTATCTGATGCTGATGTTGAGGAGATGGAGAAGGTCCAGACATTGGTCTATCCGATGGGACAGTCTTCCTTCTACATGTACACCAGGGTCAGATGGAGCCTCACCATCAGGAAAGAG GTGTTTACTCCGGGAGAACGCCTAGGAAACCCTACCACTCAACAGCTGATCTTCTCACAGATTGTCCTGGATGTCTTCAGTAATAGCTGCATCCGTATGCGTAAGGGAGAGAAACGGTCTATGGCTCGTCTGCTAG ACAAATATGGCATCACACCTAAAAATCTACCCCAGAAGAGTGCTCATCGAAAGGAAGTTATTGAGGCAGCCAGACAATTGCCTCTATATTTTAGCAGGTTTTTCCCCATTCAT GGTGGGCGTCAACATCCTGATCTGAGATGGTTATGTGTCAGTGATGCAGGTATCTACCTTGTCAGGCATGAGTTAGATCCAATGAAAGATCAATTAGTCGTCACAGAATCATTCCA cTTTTCAGATCTTAACCAGATAATAGCTGCACCAAACCAGATACTCAAACTCAATCTAGCAGATGGAACAGCGATAAATGTCTATACAAACAGA GGTGCTCAGATCAAGAGTATGATTGATGCATACGTGGTAGACCTAGAGAAAGATTCACATCATATGAGGGCAATCCAAGACTACATCACCAGAGAAACAACTCTCCTTAGCTTCCACAAAGGAGACATAATCAAAGTCACTGGCAAACATCATGTTTCAGATCCAG GTTGGTTATTTGGAATGTTGGATGGTCGTTCAGGTCTCTTTCCTAAGGAGTTTGTGGTTCCTGCCCCTGGTCCACAGACATTGAGGCAAATAAAG GCAAAGAATCGTGTCAACATTGAAACCCGGATGCttgaagag CAAGGGCATCAGCCCCGAATGGAGCCAGTGAATGCCCCTAATGATGACCATAAACGTTATTCAATGACTGAGTTTGCCAAGAGGTACTTCAGGGAAAGCTCTGACAA ATTTATCATGCAGCGTAAGAGTGATGGATCTATCAGAGGATCCCTCAAGTTCATGGGTTCACTCAAGAGATCTATTCTCAAGAAAG acaAGAAGAAGAGTGAGGATGCCATTGCTGTGCAGCAGTACATCGCCGCTGTATCTTACACCAATTCACCAATCCAGGCTTCCCTCATAGATCTTCAATCTCAAGAACTTAACAAGATTGCTTTGGAGTGTTTCCTTG CTCTGATGCAAGTGATGGGGGATTATCCTTTGCGAAGTAAAGTTGATACCAACCAGGAGAGAGCGATCTATGAATGTGTAGTGTTCATCCTGAAGAATTGTCTGAACAGTACTGACCTGAGAGATGAGATCTTGTGTCAGGTTGTGAAACAAGTCACTGATAATAGGAGTGCAAAGAG GCAAAGTGTGCAGCAGGGTTGGCGATTGCTTCTCCTCCTGACCACCTTCCTACCGTGTTCTAGTGTCCTCAAGCCATACTTCTTCCAGTACCTGTCCGATGCTGCCTCTCACGAGAGTCAGAACCCATACAGTGGGATCGCTGCTATATGCCTTCAGAGTGCAAGGAAAGCACAGAGATGTGATGGGAGGAGGGTGATACCCAGTGAAACGGAGGTCACACATCTTTTG GCTGGCAGAACAACTCGGAGACAACAATTTCTAATGCCAGGAGGAATCCGTACAATGCTTAAGATAACGACCAGTACGGTGGCAGCAGATATTCTAGCTGGAGTCTGTAGTAGCCTTGGGTTAACCAATGAGAAGGATGTTAAAGAATTTGGACTCTTTGCTATCATTGGAAATA AGCATAATGAGACATTACTCCAAGAGAGTGATTACATCATGGATATCACCACTCACCTAGAACAGTCCGGTATCGGCTATGTACTCCTCTTCCGTAGGGTGCTATGGCAACGACCTTTGCGCATTGACCTAGAGGATTTCATGCAGATTATGTACAATCAG ATCCGTCAAGACTATATCAGTGGTAATATGGTGATTCTAAAGAATGGTGAACTGACTGAAGAACAGCTGAATACCATCATACATCTAGCTGCTTACCAGATGAAATCAAATGATCAAGTTCAACTTCCTACTCA GAAAGACTTGAACAATGTGCTACCATTCAACGTGAAGGAGAAGCAGCAATCCCAACACTGGCTAAACTTGCTACATTCTAGCCTGGACCAGATGCGAGACGTCACCCCGGTCCAGGCTCGTGTCAGGTTCATTGAAATGCTTCAGAAGTGGACTCTCTTTGGATGTAACTTCTTTGATGTTAGGATGCAGACTGGGGTTAACAGCAGTGATGCTAGATTGCTTGCTATTAATAAAGATGGCTTCTTTGTACTCCAGAATAATACTCAT GAAATCTTGAAATACACAATGCTTGCAGAGATTGTTTCAACACGTAGACTCCGATCCAACGATGGCAAGGTTTCATTCTTTGATATCAAACATGGTGACCTGATGAAACAGACAGTCTCAAGGTTCCAGACCAATCAG GGAGTTGAGATAGGTGAGTTGATCTCAAAGTACATCAAGTCCCAGGAAGTTGGTACAGTGAGAGAACCTCAACCTATTTCTAGTGATTACCAAACCAATGCTATCACCAACCTCTGGCCATCAGGACCAGGAGCCAATGACCCTTCAACAGGTCAAACTAACGGGATAGATGGACGATACAGGACCCCATCATCTACAGACTCTGCCGGATCCTCCATACCGGCAAGTCCTAGTCATGCCCCGCCCCCTGGTGCCGTCAGGGTCATGTCACTACCCCCTCTACAGGTCAGTGTTGACCAGCCTCTGGAAAACAACAATAACTACCAACCACAAAAGGGCGCGAACAATCCAAGCCCAGGACAGGTCAATGGTGATTTGGGAGGTTACAACTCCCGCCCAAATTCATTACCGATCGTTGCTAGCCCCAGCTCGAGTCAACCACCTGTCACAAATGGATACCCAGGTTCCCCGACGACAAGACAGCCAGTACCAAGAGAGGGTATCCTCAAGAATAGCATGTCACCGACAGGTGTCGTCCGCAATCCCATCTCTCAGCCCCAAGCTTCTGATAATATCCTCAAGCGAGGTAATGTAAGAGGGATGAGAAAGTAA